The Candidatus Methylacidiphilales bacterium genomic interval CTTCTTCCTTCCGGCCCATCGTGTTTTTCTTGATCCCGCTGTTGAGCGTCCTGCTCGATGTCTTCTTGCGGCGATTTGTGGAGTGGAGCCAAGTGCTGGCCTTCCCCCTGCTGGTGACCATCTACTTTTCGTTGATGAAGCGGCAGCCAATCGCCGGCATTGCGATTGGGGCCACCATTGGCTTGATGCAGGACTCGCTCTCCCAACAGCCGCTGGGGATTTTTGGCATTGTGAAAACGCTGGTGGGTTATTTTTCGGCGAGTGTCAGCCTGCGCTTTGATGTGAACAACCCGGCGATGCGCTTTGGCCTTTCCATGTTTTTCTTCCTGTTTCACCAGTTCTTTTACTGGGTGATGATGAAGGCCCTATTGGGCTTGGCGCCTTCGATCGATGTGATGGATGAGATGGTAAAGGCGGCTTTGAACTCGGCGTTGGCGATTCCCTTATTTTGGCTCTTGGATAGACTGAGAGAGGATTCTGAGGACTAATCTGATGTTTCGTGCCTCTGGCCGAGCCGGCCGGGAAGAATACCAAGA includes:
- the mreD gene encoding rod shape-determining protein MreD, with the protein product MASPDYSDSHLLDGRRKKNTSSFRPIVFFLIPLLSVLLDVFLRRFVEWSQVLAFPLLVTIYFSLMKRQPIAGIAIGATIGLMQDSLSQQPLGIFGIVKTLVGYFSASVSLRFDVNNPAMRFGLSMFFFLFHQFFYWVMMKALLGLAPSIDVMDEMVKAALNSALAIPLFWLLDRLREDSED